From one candidate division KSB1 bacterium genomic stretch:
- the amrB gene encoding AmmeMemoRadiSam system protein B, producing the protein MHHWRKVMCDMVLVGWAALSVGAVRGQVSSASAQDKMRGLRDTVGFAHTAAQIEQIVRAAEMLEMEQLLANATRFNLDNDSRWVAAVCPHDDHLLAGRVYVHVFRHLRAPRVVLFGVAHKANDYRLRDVLVFDSFVTWRGPYGPVPVSPLRQELLARLPANTYVVNDEFQGVEHSVEGIVPFLQHYVREAEIVSILVPPMNWHRIDELSAHLAKALAEAVRRHKWVLGRDIAFICSNDGDHYGDQDWGGRNMAPFGADLCGYRIQTAMDSLLALSTLAGPLAAPKLESFCRQVWAEDDISQYKIRWCGRFAVPFGLETVRKTVAALGLSPLNGYLLRYDTSYRLGTLPLPTIGLGTTAPYHLRHWVGYTAIGYR; encoded by the coding sequence ATGCATCACTGGCGCAAGGTAATGTGCGACATGGTCCTGGTGGGCTGGGCCGCACTGAGCGTGGGCGCGGTCCGAGGCCAGGTGAGCTCTGCATCAGCACAGGATAAAATGCGCGGGCTCAGGGACACCGTGGGGTTTGCGCACACGGCCGCGCAGATCGAACAGATAGTCCGCGCTGCGGAGATGCTGGAAATGGAACAGCTGCTGGCCAATGCCACGCGCTTCAACCTCGATAACGATAGCCGTTGGGTTGCCGCTGTCTGCCCCCACGACGACCATCTTCTGGCCGGGAGGGTTTACGTGCACGTGTTCAGGCACCTGCGCGCGCCACGGGTGGTCCTGTTCGGTGTGGCGCACAAGGCCAATGACTACCGCCTGCGCGACGTGCTCGTCTTTGATTCATTCGTGACCTGGCGAGGGCCCTATGGCCCTGTGCCCGTCTCCCCCCTGCGCCAGGAACTCCTTGCTCGCCTCCCGGCGAACACCTATGTGGTCAACGACGAGTTCCAGGGAGTGGAGCACTCGGTGGAGGGCATCGTGCCATTCCTGCAGCACTATGTGCGCGAGGCGGAAATCGTGTCCATTTTGGTTCCACCCATGAACTGGCACCGTATTGATGAGCTCTCCGCCCACCTCGCCAAGGCCCTGGCTGAAGCAGTACGCCGACACAAATGGGTGTTGGGCCGAGACATCGCCTTCATCTGCTCCAATGACGGAGACCATTACGGGGACCAGGACTGGGGTGGTCGCAATATGGCCCCGTTCGGCGCTGATCTCTGTGGCTACCGCATTCAGACCGCCATGGATAGCCTACTGGCACTTTCCACGCTTGCCGGCCCGCTCGCGGCGCCCAAACTGGAGTCCTTCTGCCGCCAGGTTTGGGCCGAAGACGATATTAGCCAGTACAAGATCCGCTGGTGCGGAAGGTTCGCGGTGCCATTTGGACTGGAAACGGTGCGCAAGACCGTGGCGGCCTTAGGTCTCTCTCCCTTGAACGGGTACCTGCTCCGCTACGACACGAGCTACCGTTTGGGCACGCTTCCACTGCCGACGATTGGCTTGGGCACGACGGCGCCGTACCACCTCCGCCACTGGGTCGGGTACACGGCGATTGGCTACCGGTAG
- a CDS encoding DUF3524 domain-containing protein, which produces MTRVLILEPYASDSHLQLVRGMQRWLRFDFRLITMPPRKWKWRMRGAALYLAQVLASEKPADVVFCSSLLSLADLLSLGPQWLREARKVVYFHENQFVYPTRLYREWDFHFAFTNLTTALAADAVVFNSKFNRDSLLGSIPALLKKFPDFRPSGLETRIGEKSQVLPVPLDPEEFPPPQPKQGPARIIWNHRWEHDKDPESFFAALYELLARGLRFSVCVLGREFKDLAPLFTEARARLGPAVAHWGRAESRAEYLRIVSTGDIVVSTALQEFFGLAVLEAVRAGCAPLVPNRLVYPELYPSSCLYEDGTLADRLATAIAQVEELRAQDFAALARPYDWPNWVNSYTQVLKG; this is translated from the coding sequence ATGACCAGGGTCCTGATTCTCGAACCGTATGCGAGCGATTCCCATCTCCAGCTGGTGCGTGGCATGCAGCGCTGGCTCCGCTTCGACTTTCGCCTCATCACCATGCCGCCGCGCAAATGGAAGTGGCGCATGCGTGGCGCCGCGCTTTACCTGGCACAAGTCCTGGCCAGCGAAAAGCCGGCGGACGTAGTCTTTTGCTCCTCACTGCTCAGCCTCGCTGACCTCCTGAGTCTTGGGCCGCAGTGGCTGCGCGAGGCACGCAAGGTGGTCTACTTTCACGAGAACCAGTTCGTGTATCCCACACGCCTATACCGCGAATGGGATTTTCACTTCGCCTTCACCAACCTCACCACCGCCCTGGCAGCGGATGCCGTGGTGTTCAACAGCAAGTTCAATCGTGATTCGCTCCTGGGCAGCATCCCTGCGCTGTTGAAAAAGTTTCCGGACTTTCGCCCTTCTGGTCTGGAAACGCGTATCGGCGAAAAGAGCCAGGTGTTGCCCGTACCCTTGGACCCGGAGGAATTTCCACCACCGCAGCCGAAACAGGGTCCTGCCCGTATCATCTGGAACCACCGCTGGGAACATGACAAGGACCCGGAATCATTTTTCGCCGCGCTCTATGAGCTTCTTGCTCGAGGCCTCCGGTTTTCGGTGTGCGTGCTGGGGCGAGAGTTCAAGGACCTCGCCCCCCTGTTTACCGAAGCCCGCGCACGGCTGGGGCCTGCGGTAGCACATTGGGGTCGTGCCGAGTCCCGTGCCGAGTACCTGCGCATCGTGTCTACCGGGGATATTGTGGTCTCCACTGCGCTCCAGGAGTTCTTCGGCCTTGCGGTGTTGGAAGCAGTGCGGGCCGGCTGCGCCCCCCTTGTTCCCAATCGGCTGGTCTACCCGGAGCTCTACCCATCCTCGTGCCTTTACGAAGATGGCACCCTGGCAGACCGACTCGCAACGGCCATTGCCCAGGTGGAAGAGCTGCGTGCTCAGGATTTCGCCGCACTGGCTCGCCCGTATGACTGGCCCAATTGGGTGAACTCTTACACTCAGGTGTTGAAAGGATGA
- a CDS encoding acyl-CoA thioesterase, with the protein MDTPLIARLKVRSYELDSFGHVNNANFLHYLEVARGEFMALKGMGFVDFQRWQARPLVVRAWIHFHTPALADDQLRIEGRISSWGRARFTLSYLIYNESRGRLCAEAETVMAFVNPQGKPVPVPEAFRKAFS; encoded by the coding sequence ATGGATACCCCTTTGATTGCGCGCTTGAAGGTGAGGAGTTACGAGCTCGACTCCTTCGGCCATGTCAATAACGCGAATTTCCTGCACTATTTGGAAGTTGCACGGGGTGAGTTCATGGCGCTCAAAGGGATGGGGTTTGTGGACTTTCAACGGTGGCAGGCGCGGCCGCTGGTGGTGCGCGCATGGATCCACTTCCACACCCCAGCCCTTGCCGATGACCAGCTCCGCATCGAAGGCCGGATCAGTTCCTGGGGCAGGGCGCGTTTCACCTTGTCGTACCTCATCTACAACGAGAGCAGAGGGCGCCTCTGCGCAGAAGCAGAAACTGTAATGGCATTTGTGAACCCGCAGGGGAAACCGGTGCCAGTCCCCGAGGCCTTTCGCAAGGCATTCTCGTGA
- the pepT gene encoding peptidase T: MAQTVVERFLRYVAIDTQSAEDAATFPSTDKQKVLGKMLVEEFQAMGLKARMDEHGYVYAELPANGPDTIPTIGFIAHLDTSPDVSGEGVRPIIHRNYQGGDIVLPGDPGVVIRAAENPALANQIGNDIITADGTTLLGADDKAGIAEILTAVEHLLAHPEIPRGPIKIAITPDEEVGQGTKFFDVEAFGADYAYTVDGETVGEIENETFCADTVVLTVHGVNVHPGYAKGKMVNAIKIAAEIIDQLPKNSLSPETTEGREGYLHPNSITGGVEQTTIKFLVRDFTVEGLKRHEELLRVLADKVMARHPRARLEFEVQESYRNMKYKLDEDPKVVEYALEAVRRVGLQPKLSLIRGGTDGARLCYQGLLTPNIFTGGHNFHSRQEWISVQDMEKAVAVLVELVRVWAEKSTQGQAS, encoded by the coding sequence ATGGCACAAACCGTTGTGGAGCGCTTTCTTCGCTACGTGGCAATTGACACGCAGTCGGCGGAAGATGCCGCGACCTTTCCCAGCACCGACAAGCAAAAGGTGCTGGGGAAGATGCTTGTGGAAGAATTCCAAGCCATGGGCCTTAAGGCCAGGATGGACGAGCACGGCTACGTGTACGCAGAACTGCCGGCCAATGGACCAGACACTATTCCCACCATAGGTTTCATCGCCCATCTGGACACCTCGCCTGACGTCTCCGGTGAGGGGGTGAGACCTATCATCCATCGGAACTACCAAGGTGGCGACATCGTGTTGCCCGGCGATCCTGGTGTGGTGATTCGCGCCGCAGAAAACCCTGCCCTTGCCAACCAGATCGGCAATGACATCATCACTGCCGACGGGACCACCTTGCTTGGCGCCGATGACAAGGCGGGCATTGCGGAAATACTCACCGCTGTGGAGCACTTGCTAGCGCACCCAGAAATCCCGCGCGGTCCCATCAAGATTGCCATCACCCCAGATGAAGAGGTGGGCCAGGGAACCAAGTTCTTCGATGTAGAGGCATTCGGCGCCGACTACGCCTACACCGTGGACGGCGAGACGGTGGGCGAGATCGAAAACGAGACCTTTTGCGCCGATACGGTGGTATTGACCGTGCACGGCGTTAACGTGCACCCCGGGTATGCGAAGGGGAAAATGGTGAATGCCATCAAGATCGCGGCCGAGATCATCGACCAGCTGCCCAAGAACTCCCTTTCCCCCGAGACGACCGAGGGGCGCGAAGGCTACCTCCACCCCAACAGCATCACCGGTGGTGTGGAGCAGACGACCATCAAGTTCCTTGTCCGCGACTTTACCGTGGAAGGGCTGAAGCGGCATGAGGAGTTGCTGCGAGTGCTGGCTGACAAAGTCATGGCCCGGCACCCCCGCGCCCGCTTGGAGTTTGAGGTGCAAGAATCCTATCGCAACATGAAGTACAAGCTTGATGAAGACCCGAAAGTGGTGGAGTATGCACTGGAGGCGGTGCGCCGCGTGGGACTGCAGCCCAAACTCAGCTTGATCCGTGGCGGCACCGACGGCGCCCGGCTCTGCTACCAGGGCCTGCTCACGCCAAACATCTTCACCGGCGGCCACAATTTCCATTCGCGGCAGGAATGGATTTCGGTGCAAGACATGGAAAAAGCGGTGGCGGTGTTGGTGGAACTTGTGCGAGTCTGGGCCGAAAAGAGCACCCAAGGGCAGGCGAGCTGA
- a CDS encoding TonB-dependent receptor — translation MTATSSLRPASTASEVVAMTPGVTLSSTGPWSQQPVIRGLKGAHVLTLVNGLRLEVLRAYGQHAPLLDVDQVERAEVVRGPHSVMYGSDAVGGVINYLTVPTFVATPRLQMGTAGNLRWSSADGQRAAGARLVLRAPRLNARLRCGARRSEDIRTPKGPLANTQYQGLDADLDLAYLLSPGYLLRGGISTLRSSDVGIPTSPYAEKARFRRYERTVLSLGFEREPRAPSLLALRANVHYQWGAREFEAVLHVPRGAQRIDQSLEAHRSVDSFGANLMASWLLTGRHFVSAGLDLSGEWDDTRRLALNRLYDAKGALLRETIDRVPPTPPSKRLAIGAFFSDEFSPTSRLSVTAGARVDHLLSTATGTPGTLASHDLACHDQNVSGSLGTSFALTPAAYLFANVGRAFKAPDLQERFFKGVGQRGFVIGNPGLKPETSLNFDGGIKWRTARSRGELDLFWNRVADLILLAPISAAADTFRYGNVGCALLRGGEIEVEARLLKALWGHVQAAYVHGTDIHAGRPLPQIPPFNVRLSMEWRAHGRWWAQAATRLVADQRRVAPNEACTPGYALCDVAAGLNLRSLGLPAALTLRITNLFDRSYREHLSTVTWWDAPGRNVIVGMDWQQGP, via the coding sequence TTGACCGCCACCAGCTCTCTCAGGCCCGCCTCCACCGCAAGCGAAGTGGTCGCCATGACCCCCGGGGTGACGCTGTCCTCAACAGGGCCGTGGAGTCAGCAACCCGTGATTCGCGGCCTGAAAGGTGCACACGTCCTCACCCTGGTCAACGGCCTCCGTTTAGAAGTACTTCGCGCTTACGGTCAGCATGCTCCATTGCTAGACGTGGATCAGGTGGAACGCGCGGAAGTGGTGCGCGGGCCGCACTCGGTTATGTACGGTTCCGATGCAGTCGGGGGTGTGATCAACTATCTCACCGTGCCAACCTTTGTCGCCACGCCGCGGCTGCAGATGGGCACGGCAGGGAACCTGCGCTGGAGCTCTGCCGACGGCCAGCGCGCCGCAGGGGCCCGTCTGGTCCTTCGGGCACCGCGCCTCAATGCCCGCCTCCGTTGCGGTGCCCGCCGCTCGGAGGACATCCGCACCCCAAAAGGACCGCTCGCAAACACCCAGTACCAAGGTCTTGACGCTGATCTGGACCTTGCGTATCTGCTTTCGCCTGGGTACCTTCTCCGCGGCGGCATCTCGACCTTGCGTTCCTCCGACGTAGGCATACCCACTTCGCCCTACGCGGAAAAGGCCCGCTTTCGTCGCTACGAACGGACCGTCCTCAGCCTGGGCTTTGAGCGGGAACCACGAGCTCCTTCGCTCCTCGCACTGCGCGCCAACGTCCACTACCAGTGGGGCGCACGCGAGTTCGAAGCCGTACTGCACGTCCCCCGCGGTGCACAGCGCATTGACCAGTCCTTAGAAGCCCACCGTTCCGTGGACTCCTTCGGTGCGAACCTGATGGCCAGCTGGCTTTTGACCGGCCGCCACTTCGTCAGCGCGGGGCTGGACCTGTCCGGTGAATGGGACGATACCCGGCGACTGGCTCTCAACCGCCTGTACGACGCCAAAGGGGCGCTTCTTCGGGAGACCATTGACCGTGTCCCGCCCACGCCGCCTTCCAAGCGCCTGGCAATAGGGGCTTTTTTCAGTGACGAATTCTCCCCCACAAGTCGCCTGTCCGTGACGGCGGGCGCGCGAGTCGACCACTTGCTGAGCACCGCCACCGGCACACCCGGAACCTTGGCGAGCCACGACCTCGCATGTCATGATCAAAACGTGAGCGGCAGCCTTGGAACAAGCTTTGCGCTCACTCCTGCTGCGTACCTCTTTGCGAACGTGGGCAGGGCCTTCAAGGCACCTGATCTGCAAGAGCGCTTTTTCAAAGGCGTGGGGCAGCGCGGCTTCGTGATCGGGAACCCCGGTCTAAAGCCGGAGACCAGTCTGAACTTCGACGGGGGAATAAAATGGCGTACGGCTCGTTCCAGGGGAGAGTTGGACTTGTTCTGGAACCGCGTGGCCGACCTCATTCTGCTTGCGCCCATCTCCGCGGCCGCGGACACGTTTCGCTATGGCAACGTGGGGTGCGCCCTTCTCCGCGGCGGAGAAATCGAGGTGGAAGCGCGACTGCTGAAGGCCCTATGGGGTCATGTCCAGGCTGCGTACGTGCACGGCACGGATATCCACGCTGGGCGGCCCCTCCCGCAGATTCCGCCGTTCAACGTGCGTCTCAGCATGGAGTGGCGCGCCCACGGACGCTGGTGGGCCCAGGCGGCAACTCGGCTTGTGGCGGACCAGCGACGGGTCGCGCCAAACGAGGCCTGCACACCTGGCTACGCACTGTGCGACGTAGCCGCAGGCCTCAACCTGCGCAGTCTGGGGCTCCCTGCGGCGTTGACCCTGCGCATTACCAACCTCTTTGATCGTTCCTACCGCGAACATCTCTCCACAGTCACCTGGTGGGATGCGCCTGGGCGCAATGTCATCGTGGGAATGGACTGGCAGCAGGGGCCTTGA
- a CDS encoding RNA methyltransferase yields MELIEGRICVEAALQARQRRLRLIVLREGIHPQRVAELIAMAEQQGVPVKYAPAAEIDAMAHGKTHGGVIALATPRRPLAVEALVERLAAQGKPPALLLLDGVDDSQNLGFTLRSAEALGMDAVLLKKHVWDFDSTAVSRASSGAFERMALALIDDAERQVPLFKKLGVRLWGCVATARRTIYEADMTGAVMVAIGGEKRGLSAAIRRQCDRLVRIPMAGAVGSLALSHAAAIVMAEVMRQRLGTMGST; encoded by the coding sequence GTGGAGCTGATCGAAGGGCGCATTTGTGTGGAGGCGGCGCTGCAGGCTCGGCAACGGCGCCTGCGCCTCATCGTCTTGCGGGAGGGCATTCACCCTCAGCGCGTGGCAGAGCTCATCGCCATGGCCGAACAGCAGGGGGTGCCAGTCAAGTACGCTCCGGCCGCAGAGATCGACGCGATGGCTCACGGCAAGACTCATGGCGGTGTCATTGCCCTCGCAACGCCCAGACGCCCGCTGGCCGTGGAGGCTTTGGTGGAAAGGTTGGCCGCGCAGGGCAAGCCACCGGCCCTTCTCCTTCTGGACGGCGTGGACGACAGCCAAAACCTCGGCTTTACCTTGCGCTCGGCAGAGGCCCTGGGGATGGATGCGGTGCTTTTGAAGAAGCACGTGTGGGATTTCGACAGCACGGCGGTCTCGCGGGCCTCCTCGGGGGCCTTCGAGCGCATGGCCCTGGCGCTCATCGACGACGCGGAAAGGCAGGTCCCGCTTTTCAAGAAACTTGGCGTGCGCCTATGGGGGTGTGTGGCCACCGCGCGACGCACAATCTACGAGGCGGACATGACCGGCGCGGTGATGGTGGCCATCGGCGGGGAAAAACGGGGGCTGTCAGCAGCAATTAGACGGCAATGCGACAGACTCGTCCGCATCCCCATGGCAGGCGCGGTGGGTTCTCTGGCCCTGAGTCATGCTGCTGCCATTGTCATGGCCGAGGTGATGCGCCAGCGCCTGGGGACGATGGGGTCCACATAG
- a CDS encoding alpha-mannosidase, with translation METVLRFLLELEQHLWSERLTLPRWRMGEGEVSPEQVATLPAGHWREVELPLLWGGYDRTAWFCTKVVIPKTWAGSPAHLYLDVDESLLFVNGGPVQGIDVNHREHVLTPCAQGGEQFALAVEAWAGLTEERHVFRRAELRRVQPEAWELYYDLQVALDVLAGLPEGSSARREVAALVEQTAQLLDPREPGSPAYFAAVKRAGRFFRQAWRRLRTSHAGRVWAFGHAHIDVAWLWRLKEVKRKCARTFATATRLMEEYPGYHFVQSQPQLYAFVKSAYPELYRRIKEKVRAGQWEPTGGMWVEADCNLPSGEALVRQLLYGQRFLEQEFGAPARVLWLPDVFGYSWVLPQLLKKAGIDYFFTAKIGWLYTNPFPYSTFWWQGVDGSRVLAHLCFHRQAYSAGLNAAAVRESWEGFRQKDTCRHVILSYGHGDGGGGPTRAHLEHLVRLQRAPGHPSVRQGSLEQFFAAAEKESGQLPVWADELYLEGHRGTYTTHAVIKRENRKCELLLRDAELLASIAWRLGGAYPFDILRECWERVLRNQFHDILPGSSIPQVYQDALADYAFVREAAGGERERALQSIVAQVDTGAWEDNILVFNTLGWTRSDVVALPAAELPHSVGIEDLAGNLVPCQRLRGVDGQEVVIFVAQDVPACGYRTFRLVKGKGSQSHTSCTVQDTQVDTPHFVAQLNDRGELVRLADKEYGREVLAPGQPGNVLQTFLHYPSFWEAWELAADYENRPLQILRAKRRVQFAVGPVCVVARVTLGSGRSSIVQDIIFYRDLRRIEFDTLVDWHEPRTLLKVAFPLAVTAERAWYEIQFGAISRSTRRNTSWEQARFEVPAQRWADLGDGSYGVSLLNECKYGYDARDNVLRLTLLNNCYAPDPQNCQYGVLYDAPTDEGLHRFSYALYPHAGDWRAAGTVQAAYELNVPLLAVRCGRQTGALPACKSFLSATGAPSVVLDTLKAEEDGQGLILRLYESAGVPAKAHITQELGLVRAWEVDLLERTQRKVIMRQGSARVSLSPFEVLSLKLSDEGLTGR, from the coding sequence GTGGAGACTGTCCTGCGGTTTCTGTTGGAGCTCGAACAGCACCTGTGGAGTGAGCGCCTGACCCTTCCGCGTTGGCGGATGGGCGAGGGTGAAGTGAGTCCGGAGCAGGTGGCCACGCTCCCGGCTGGCCATTGGCGTGAGGTCGAACTTCCACTCTTGTGGGGAGGCTATGACCGCACCGCGTGGTTTTGCACTAAGGTGGTCATTCCCAAAACGTGGGCCGGAAGTCCTGCGCACCTCTACCTTGACGTTGATGAATCGCTCCTGTTCGTGAATGGGGGCCCTGTTCAAGGAATTGATGTGAACCATCGCGAGCACGTGCTGACCCCTTGCGCCCAGGGCGGGGAGCAATTCGCGCTCGCAGTGGAGGCATGGGCGGGTCTCACGGAAGAGCGCCATGTCTTTCGGCGGGCGGAATTGCGGCGCGTGCAGCCGGAGGCGTGGGAGCTTTACTATGACCTACAGGTGGCCCTGGACGTGTTGGCCGGTCTGCCTGAGGGGTCCAGTGCGCGGCGAGAGGTTGCGGCCCTCGTGGAACAGACAGCACAGCTCCTGGACCCGCGCGAACCTGGCAGTCCCGCGTACTTTGCGGCCGTCAAGCGGGCAGGCCGGTTTTTTCGGCAGGCATGGAGACGACTGCGGACGAGCCACGCTGGCCGGGTGTGGGCCTTTGGTCATGCGCACATCGACGTGGCGTGGCTGTGGCGCCTCAAGGAGGTGAAACGCAAGTGCGCCCGCACGTTCGCCACCGCCACCAGGCTGATGGAGGAGTATCCCGGCTATCACTTTGTGCAAAGCCAGCCGCAGCTGTATGCCTTCGTCAAGTCAGCCTACCCGGAGCTCTATCGGCGGATCAAGGAAAAGGTGCGCGCCGGGCAGTGGGAGCCCACCGGCGGGATGTGGGTAGAGGCTGACTGCAATCTGCCTAGTGGAGAAGCCTTGGTGCGGCAACTCCTGTATGGGCAACGCTTCCTGGAGCAAGAGTTTGGGGCTCCGGCACGCGTGCTCTGGCTCCCGGACGTGTTCGGCTATTCCTGGGTCTTGCCACAACTTCTGAAGAAGGCCGGTATCGACTACTTTTTCACCGCCAAGATCGGGTGGTTGTACACCAACCCCTTCCCGTACAGCACGTTCTGGTGGCAGGGCGTGGATGGCTCCCGCGTGCTGGCCCACCTCTGCTTCCATCGGCAGGCCTACAGTGCGGGACTGAACGCTGCCGCCGTGCGCGAGTCGTGGGAAGGCTTTCGCCAGAAGGACACCTGCCGCCATGTGATCCTGTCCTACGGACATGGCGACGGTGGGGGTGGTCCCACCAGGGCACACCTGGAGCACCTGGTGCGGCTTCAGCGCGCCCCTGGTCACCCATCGGTGCGGCAGGGGAGCTTGGAGCAGTTCTTTGCCGCCGCTGAAAAGGAGAGCGGCCAGTTGCCGGTGTGGGCGGACGAACTTTACTTGGAGGGCCATAGGGGCACGTACACGACGCACGCGGTCATCAAGCGGGAGAACCGGAAGTGTGAGCTCCTTCTTCGTGACGCGGAGCTCTTGGCCTCCATTGCCTGGCGACTGGGAGGTGCCTACCCCTTTGACATCTTGCGCGAGTGCTGGGAACGTGTGCTGCGCAACCAGTTTCACGATATTCTTCCGGGTAGCTCCATTCCCCAGGTTTACCAGGATGCATTAGCAGACTATGCGTTCGTGCGCGAGGCGGCAGGGGGCGAAAGGGAACGTGCTCTACAGTCTATCGTTGCCCAGGTCGATACAGGGGCCTGGGAAGACAACATCCTGGTGTTTAACACGCTTGGTTGGACGCGGAGCGATGTGGTCGCCCTGCCTGCAGCTGAGCTGCCGCATTCTGTGGGCATCGAGGACCTTGCTGGAAACCTTGTGCCATGCCAGCGCCTGCGAGGAGTGGACGGGCAGGAAGTGGTGATATTTGTGGCACAAGATGTCCCGGCCTGCGGTTATCGCACCTTCCGGCTGGTGAAGGGAAAAGGTTCGCAAAGCCATACATCATGCACGGTGCAGGACACTCAGGTCGATACGCCTCACTTTGTGGCGCAGCTGAACGATAGGGGGGAGTTGGTGCGGTTGGCGGACAAGGAGTACGGGCGCGAGGTGCTGGCACCGGGTCAGCCCGGCAACGTCCTGCAGACCTTTCTCCACTACCCTAGCTTTTGGGAAGCGTGGGAGCTTGCGGCGGATTACGAGAATAGGCCGCTTCAGATCCTGCGGGCTAAGAGAAGAGTGCAGTTCGCCGTGGGCCCAGTATGTGTCGTTGCTCGCGTAACTCTGGGAAGCGGCCGATCCTCGATTGTCCAGGACATCATCTTCTACCGGGACTTGCGGCGTATTGAGTTCGACACGTTGGTCGACTGGCATGAGCCGCGCACGTTGTTGAAGGTAGCTTTTCCGCTGGCTGTGACCGCGGAGCGTGCCTGGTACGAAATTCAGTTCGGGGCGATCAGTCGCTCCACGCGGCGCAACACCTCCTGGGAGCAGGCGCGGTTTGAGGTGCCAGCTCAGCGCTGGGCGGACCTGGGCGACGGGAGTTATGGGGTGAGTCTGCTCAACGAGTGCAAGTACGGCTATGACGCCAGGGACAACGTGCTACGGCTCACGCTGCTCAACAACTGCTATGCCCCAGACCCGCAGAACTGCCAGTACGGGGTCCTTTACGATGCGCCAACCGATGAGGGCCTGCATCGCTTTAGCTATGCCCTTTACCCGCACGCGGGCGACTGGCGGGCCGCCGGCACTGTGCAGGCTGCCTACGAGCTCAATGTTCCCCTGCTGGCAGTCCGGTGTGGGCGCCAGACAGGGGCCCTGCCCGCATGCAAGAGCTTTCTGAGCGCAACAGGAGCGCCATCGGTGGTGCTGGACACGCTCAAAGCGGAGGAAGACGGCCAGGGGCTCATTCTTCGCCTTTACGAGTCCGCGGGGGTGCCGGCAAAGGCCCATATCACCCAGGAGCTTGGTCTTGTCCGCGCCTGGGAGGTGGACCTCTTGGAGCGAACCCAGAGGAAAGTGATTATGCGCCAGGGGAGCGCACGGGTCTCCCTGTCTCCTTTTGAGGTTCTTTCGCTGAAACTGAGCGATGAAGGACTGACTGGACGTTGA
- the nagA gene encoding N-acetylglucosamine-6-phosphate deacetylase: MPERLCIRDCRLYDAPDGAPPVDVLVEQGRIAAIGQHLPLPSDAAVLDASGRALAPGFIDVHIQGAGGADVLDGTAEALTTIARTLPQFGATSFLATTAFHFDKPNHHLQVAAGLAGQDLGGANLLGLHLEGPFINPDKRGGMSPTCIGPASAKTLNEILRLTGPTLKMMTVAPELPGVAPLVRELVAAGVICSFGHSAATYEQALQGFSAGMGHVTHLFNAMGQFHHRDPGPLPAIVESPHVTAQLIADGVHVHPAAVRLAWKLLGPTRLVLITDGIQAMGLPEGRYLYNGREYESREGIARYLDGTLIGTAVGLNRLVCRLQQFTGCSLKEAIEAASVNPARVLGLEGKGTLAVGKDADLVLLGDDCEVWATMVGGKVRFQKDSHSP, translated from the coding sequence ATGCCAGAACGCCTCTGTATCAGAGACTGTCGCCTCTATGACGCTCCGGACGGCGCTCCGCCCGTGGACGTGCTCGTCGAGCAGGGGCGCATCGCCGCCATAGGCCAGCATCTGCCGCTGCCTTCCGACGCCGCCGTCCTTGACGCTTCCGGCAGAGCGCTCGCGCCAGGGTTCATTGATGTGCACATCCAGGGTGCAGGCGGTGCGGATGTCTTAGACGGCACCGCCGAAGCGCTGACTACCATCGCCCGCACCCTGCCCCAGTTCGGCGCCACGAGCTTCCTGGCCACTACCGCCTTCCACTTCGACAAGCCGAACCATCACCTCCAGGTCGCTGCGGGCTTGGCGGGCCAAGACCTGGGCGGAGCCAATCTGCTGGGCCTTCACCTGGAAGGCCCCTTCATCAACCCAGATAAGCGCGGAGGGATGAGTCCCACGTGTATCGGCCCGGCCTCCGCGAAGACCCTGAACGAAATCCTCCGCCTCACCGGCCCAACCCTCAAGATGATGACCGTCGCCCCCGAGTTGCCGGGTGTGGCGCCTTTGGTTCGTGAGCTTGTCGCGGCCGGCGTGATCTGTTCCTTCGGCCACTCGGCGGCCACGTATGAGCAAGCCCTGCAAGGCTTCAGTGCAGGCATGGGGCATGTGACGCACCTTTTCAATGCCATGGGACAGTTTCATCACCGCGACCCAGGCCCATTACCGGCTATAGTGGAGAGTCCGCACGTGACGGCGCAGCTCATCGCCGACGGGGTGCACGTGCACCCGGCGGCAGTACGCCTGGCCTGGAAGCTTCTCGGGCCCACTCGCCTGGTGCTCATCACCGACGGGATTCAGGCCATGGGTCTTCCGGAAGGCAGGTACCTCTACAATGGCCGTGAGTACGAGTCGCGCGAGGGCATTGCCCGCTACTTGGACGGCACGCTCATCGGGACCGCAGTCGGCCTCAACCGGCTTGTGTGCCGCCTGCAACAGTTCACGGGCTGCTCTCTCAAAGAGGCCATCGAGGCGGCCTCGGTCAACCCGGCCCGTGTGCTCGGGCTGGAGGGCAAAGGCACCCTGGCCGTAGGCAAGGACGCCGACCTGGTACTGCTAGGGGACGACTGCGAGGTGTGGGCGACCATGGTGGGGGGAAAGGTTCGATTTCAAAAGGACTCGCATTCCCCCTGA